From the genome of Vitis riparia cultivar Riparia Gloire de Montpellier isolate 1030 chromosome 2, EGFV_Vit.rip_1.0, whole genome shotgun sequence, one region includes:
- the LOC117906646 gene encoding oligopeptide transporter 7 isoform X1: protein MEESSHEITSPLISKGGDSSLEPSSSSLKPDPDEENSPIKQVALTVPTTDDPSLPVLTFRMWVLGTVSCVLLSFLNQFFWYRTEPLTITAISAQIAVVPLGRLMAAKITDRVFFKGTPWEFTLNPGPFNVKEHVLITIFANSGAGTVYAIHVVTVVKVFYKKHISFFVSLIVVITTQVLGFGWAGIFRRYLVEPAAMWWPANLVQVSLFRALHEKEERPKGGVTRTQFFLIAFICSFAYYVFPGYMFEMLTSLSWICWIFPTSVLAQQLGSGLYGLGIAAVGLDWSTISAYLGSPLASPWFATANVAVGFVFVMYVLTPICYWLNVYKAKTFPIFSDDLFTSTGQEYNISSIITSNFHLNITAYEEEGPLYLSTFFAMTYGVGFAALSATAVHVLLFHGREIWEQSKSSFKDKGMDIHTRLMTRYKQVPEWWFWSILVANIAFTIFACQYYNDQLQLPWWGVLLACAIAIVFTLPIGIITAITNQTPGLNIITEYIIGYIYPGYPVANMCFKVYGYISMTQAVTFLQDFKLGHYMKIPPRTMFMAQVVGTLIAGFVYLGTAWWMMETIPDICETTDSSSPWTCPSDRVFYDASVIWGLIGPRRIFGDEGVYEAVNWFFLAGAVAPVLVWLAHKAFPKQEWIGLINMPVLISSTGMMPPATAVNYTTWVIAGFLSGFVVYRYRPDWWQRHNYVLSGALDAGLAFMGVLLYLCLGLEDISVDWWGNDLDGCSYATCPTAKGVFVEGCPVFD, encoded by the exons ATGGAGGAATCCTCCCACGAAATCACCTCCCCTCTTA TATCGAAGGGCGGTGATTCGAGCTTGGAGCCATCGTCTTCTTCACTGAAACCTGACCCAGATGAAGAGAACTCACCGATCAAACAGGTGGCTCTGACCGTGCCCACCACAGACGACCCTTCTCTGCCGGTGCTCACCTTCCGAATGTGGGTTCTCGGGACGGTCTCGTGCGTGCTCCTCTCGTTTCTGAACCAGTTCTTCTGGTACAGAACAGAGCCGCTCACCATCACTGCAATCTCAGCTCAGATCGCCGTGGTGCCTCTCGGCCGACTCATGGCTGCCAAAATCACCGACCGGGTCTTCTTCAAGGGAACCCCCTGGGAATTCACCCTAAATCCCGGTCCCTTCAACGTCAAAGAGCACGTTCTCATCACCATCTTCGCCAACTCCGGCGCCGGAACTGTCTACGCCATTCATGTGGTCACAGTAGTTAAGGTCTTCTATAAAAAGCACATCAGCTTCTTCGTTTCGTTGATCGTTGTTATAACAACCCAG GTTCTGGGGTTCGGATGGGCGGGGATATTCCGGCGGTACCTGGTAGAACCGGCAGCCATGTGGTGGCCGGCGAATCTTGTCCAAGTTTCCTTATTCAG GGCTCTGcatgagaaagaagaaaggcCAAAGGGTGGTGTGACTCGAACTCAGTTTTTCCTAATCGCCTTCATCTGCAGCTTTGCCTATTATGTTTTCCCTGGCTACATGTTTGAAATGCTAACTTCACTCTCATGGATATGCTGGATTTTCCCCACTTCAGTTCTTGCCCAACAGCTCGGCTCAGGCCTTTACGGGCTTGGAATTGCTGCAGTGGGGCTTGACTGGTCCACCATTTCCGCCTACCTTGGAAGCCCCCTTGCAAGCCCTTGGTTCGCCACAGCCAATGTGGCTGTTGGCTTCGTCTTTGTCATGTATGTTCTGACTCCCATCTGCTATTGGCTCAATGTCTACAAAGCCAAAACCTTCCCCATCTTCTCCGATGATCTCTTCACATCCACAGGCCAAGAGTACAATATCTCCTCCATAATCACCAGCAACTTTCACCTTAATATCACAGCTTATGAGGAAGAGGGGCCTCTTTACCTCAGCACATTTTTCGCTATGACATATGGTGTAGGCTTTGCTGCACTTTCTGCCACTGCTGTCCATGTGCTGCTTTTCCATGGAAG AGAAATATGGGAGCAAAGCAAATCGAGTTTTAAGGACAAGGGAATGGACATACACACGAGGCTCATGACCAGGTATAAACAAGTCCCGGAGTGGTGGTTTTGGAGCATCCTCGTTGCAAACATTGCGTTCACCATCTTTGCCTGCCAGTATTACAATGACCAGCTTCAATTGCCATGGTGGGGTGTCTTACTAGCTTGTGCCATCGCCATTGTATTCACTCTTCCCATTGGAATCATTACCGCTATCACAAATCAG ACTCCAGGCTTGAACATCATCACTGAGTATATAATTGGGTATATCTACCCAGGATATCCTGTTGCCAACATGTGCTTCAAAGTGTACGGATACATTAGTATGACACAGGCAGTCACCTTCCTGCAAGACTTCAAGCTTGGCCACTACATGAAGATTCCTCCAAGAACAATGTTCATGGCACAG GTGGTGGGAACCCTCATAGCTGGTTTTGTGTACTTAGGCACCGCCTGGTGGATGATGGAGACCATCCCTGACATCTGTGAGACGACAGACTCCAGCAGCCCCTGGACTTGCCCAAGCGATCGGGTATTCTACGATGCTTCTGTCATCTGGGGTCTGATCGGCCCTCGCAGAATTTTTGGAGACGAGGGTGTTTATGAGGCGGTCAACTGGTTCTTCCTAGCTGGAGCTGTCGCCCCTGTCCTTGTCTGGTTAGCCCATAAGGCCTTCCCCAAACAAGAATGGATTGGACTCATCAATATGCCGGTCCTGATAAGCTCCACAGGAATGATGCCACCAGCTACTGCAGTTAACTACACTACTTGGGTCATTGCAGGCTTCCTCTCCGGCTTTGTTGTGTATAGGTACCGCCCAGACTGGTGGCAGCGCCACAACTATGTCCTCTCTGGGGCGCTTGATGCTGGCCTCGCCTTCATGGGGGTGCTTCTGTATCTGTGCTTGGGCTTGGAAGACATCAGCGTTGACTGGTGGGGAAATGACCTTGATGGATGTTCCTATGCTACCTGCCCAACAGCCAAAGGAGTTTTCGTCGAAGGCTGCCCAGTTTTTGACTAA
- the LOC117906646 gene encoding oligopeptide transporter 7 isoform X2 translates to MWWPANLVQVSLFRALHEKEERPKGGVTRTQFFLIAFICSFAYYVFPGYMFEMLTSLSWICWIFPTSVLAQQLGSGLYGLGIAAVGLDWSTISAYLGSPLASPWFATANVAVGFVFVMYVLTPICYWLNVYKAKTFPIFSDDLFTSTGQEYNISSIITSNFHLNITAYEEEGPLYLSTFFAMTYGVGFAALSATAVHVLLFHGREIWEQSKSSFKDKGMDIHTRLMTRYKQVPEWWFWSILVANIAFTIFACQYYNDQLQLPWWGVLLACAIAIVFTLPIGIITAITNQTPGLNIITEYIIGYIYPGYPVANMCFKVYGYISMTQAVTFLQDFKLGHYMKIPPRTMFMAQVVGTLIAGFVYLGTAWWMMETIPDICETTDSSSPWTCPSDRVFYDASVIWGLIGPRRIFGDEGVYEAVNWFFLAGAVAPVLVWLAHKAFPKQEWIGLINMPVLISSTGMMPPATAVNYTTWVIAGFLSGFVVYRYRPDWWQRHNYVLSGALDAGLAFMGVLLYLCLGLEDISVDWWGNDLDGCSYATCPTAKGVFVEGCPVFD, encoded by the exons ATGTGGTGGCCGGCGAATCTTGTCCAAGTTTCCTTATTCAG GGCTCTGcatgagaaagaagaaaggcCAAAGGGTGGTGTGACTCGAACTCAGTTTTTCCTAATCGCCTTCATCTGCAGCTTTGCCTATTATGTTTTCCCTGGCTACATGTTTGAAATGCTAACTTCACTCTCATGGATATGCTGGATTTTCCCCACTTCAGTTCTTGCCCAACAGCTCGGCTCAGGCCTTTACGGGCTTGGAATTGCTGCAGTGGGGCTTGACTGGTCCACCATTTCCGCCTACCTTGGAAGCCCCCTTGCAAGCCCTTGGTTCGCCACAGCCAATGTGGCTGTTGGCTTCGTCTTTGTCATGTATGTTCTGACTCCCATCTGCTATTGGCTCAATGTCTACAAAGCCAAAACCTTCCCCATCTTCTCCGATGATCTCTTCACATCCACAGGCCAAGAGTACAATATCTCCTCCATAATCACCAGCAACTTTCACCTTAATATCACAGCTTATGAGGAAGAGGGGCCTCTTTACCTCAGCACATTTTTCGCTATGACATATGGTGTAGGCTTTGCTGCACTTTCTGCCACTGCTGTCCATGTGCTGCTTTTCCATGGAAG AGAAATATGGGAGCAAAGCAAATCGAGTTTTAAGGACAAGGGAATGGACATACACACGAGGCTCATGACCAGGTATAAACAAGTCCCGGAGTGGTGGTTTTGGAGCATCCTCGTTGCAAACATTGCGTTCACCATCTTTGCCTGCCAGTATTACAATGACCAGCTTCAATTGCCATGGTGGGGTGTCTTACTAGCTTGTGCCATCGCCATTGTATTCACTCTTCCCATTGGAATCATTACCGCTATCACAAATCAG ACTCCAGGCTTGAACATCATCACTGAGTATATAATTGGGTATATCTACCCAGGATATCCTGTTGCCAACATGTGCTTCAAAGTGTACGGATACATTAGTATGACACAGGCAGTCACCTTCCTGCAAGACTTCAAGCTTGGCCACTACATGAAGATTCCTCCAAGAACAATGTTCATGGCACAG GTGGTGGGAACCCTCATAGCTGGTTTTGTGTACTTAGGCACCGCCTGGTGGATGATGGAGACCATCCCTGACATCTGTGAGACGACAGACTCCAGCAGCCCCTGGACTTGCCCAAGCGATCGGGTATTCTACGATGCTTCTGTCATCTGGGGTCTGATCGGCCCTCGCAGAATTTTTGGAGACGAGGGTGTTTATGAGGCGGTCAACTGGTTCTTCCTAGCTGGAGCTGTCGCCCCTGTCCTTGTCTGGTTAGCCCATAAGGCCTTCCCCAAACAAGAATGGATTGGACTCATCAATATGCCGGTCCTGATAAGCTCCACAGGAATGATGCCACCAGCTACTGCAGTTAACTACACTACTTGGGTCATTGCAGGCTTCCTCTCCGGCTTTGTTGTGTATAGGTACCGCCCAGACTGGTGGCAGCGCCACAACTATGTCCTCTCTGGGGCGCTTGATGCTGGCCTCGCCTTCATGGGGGTGCTTCTGTATCTGTGCTTGGGCTTGGAAGACATCAGCGTTGACTGGTGGGGAAATGACCTTGATGGATGTTCCTATGCTACCTGCCCAACAGCCAAAGGAGTTTTCGTCGAAGGCTGCCCAGTTTTTGACTAA
- the LOC117927605 gene encoding protein yippee-like At4g27745 — translation MGEVVGPRLYSCCNCRNHVALHDDVISKAFQGRHGRAFLFSHAMNVNVGPKEDRHLMTGLHTVADVFCCDCRQVLGWKYERAYEESQKYKEGKFILEKSKIVKENW, via the exons ATGGGGGAGGTTGTTGGGCCAAGATTGTATAGTTGCTGTAATTGCCGAAACCATGTTGCTCTTCATGATGATGTTATTTCTAAAGCATTTCAG GGAAGACATGGCCGAGCCTTCCTGTTCTCTCATGCGATGAATGTTAATGTTGGGCCCAAAGAGGACAGGCACCTCATGACTGGTCTCCACACTGTTGCGGATGTTTTCTGTTGTGACTGCCGGCAGGTGCTGGGTTGGAAGTATGAACGTGCTTATGAAGAATCACAGAAATACAAGGAAGGGAAGTTCATACTTGAGAAGTCCAAAATTGTCAAGGAAAACTGGTAA
- the LOC117904018 gene encoding serine/threonine-protein kinase WNK8 isoform X1 encodes MNSDKFETDDSDFEEKDPTGRYVRYNEFLGKGAFKTVYKAFDEVDGIEVAWGQVEIEDLLQSPQQLERLYSEVHLLKSLKHDNIIKFYNSWVDDTNKTINLITELFTSGSLRQYRKKHKNVDLKAIKNWAKQILRGLHYLHSHNPPIIHRDLKCDNIFVNGNNGEVKIGDLGLATVMQQPTARSVIGTPEFMAPELYEEEYNELVDIYSFGMCILELVTCEYPYNECKNPAQIYKKVSSGIKPASLGKVSDPQVKQFIEKCLVPASLRLSAQELLKDAFFATENSKEPVYNHMQLFNSAHNSFNLPESQSHGMDLDPKADKLSVSTHKSSVDDSLQSSNFMPNLMNLPKPELQPMDMDPNYKKLSVSTHMKSISGTPHFRALQFERFNKNNLFKLRGEKIDDNSISMTLHIADPCGRAKNIHFAFYLDSDTALSIAGEMVEQLDLYNEDVAVIAELIDVMISELVPTWKPAFESMLCGANSSCEDSLVLHNGGTSLRHPSDSGSAKGTSDAVTEQHLISLSANGEEQSTVESALSGMSTKDDATVASDANDIKSLECPDDECYEASDRCFNGDRQVLDHERHKEGRYKRNIGEPVAMNGFTKDWEISCIESCSGMSNSVSLSSICSLSLADKDPSDELKLEVDTIDTQYHQCFQELLRMREEAIEKAKNRWITKSRYQPLL; translated from the exons ATGAATTCGGACAAGTTCGAGACTGATGATAGTGATTTTGAGGAGAAAGATCCCACAGGTCGATACGTTAGG TATAATGAATTCTTGGGGAAAGGAGCATTCAAGACTGT ATACAAGGCATTTGATGAAGTAGATGGAATAGAAGTCGCATGGGGTCAAGTGGAAATTGAGGATTTGTTACAGTCCCCTCAACAGCTGGAAAGATTATATTCAGAGGTTCATCTGCTGAAGTCATTGAAACACGATAACATCATCAAGTTCTATAACTCTTGGGTTGATGATACGAACAAGACTATTAACTTGATTACAGAGTTATTCACTTCTGGGAGTTTGAGACA ATATCGGAAGAAGCATAAGAATGTTGACCTCAAGGCCATCAAGAACTGGGCGAAGCAGATCCTTCGAGGTTTACACTATCTTCACAGTCACAATCCGCCCATTATTCATAGGGATTTAAAATGTGATAACATTTTTGTTAATGGTAATAATGGAGAAGTTAAAATTGGAGATCTGGGTTTGGCAACTGTCATGCAGCAACCTACTGCACGAAGTGTTATTG GTACTCCAGAGTTCATGGCACCAGAGCTTTATGAAGAGGAATATAATGAACTCGTTGACATATATTCTTTTGGCATGTGCATATTAGAGTTGGTTACATGTGAATACCCATATAATGAATGCAAAAATCCTGCACAAATATATAAGAAGGTTTCTTCG GGTATAAAGCCTGCTTCCCTTGGTAAAGTGAGTGACCCCCAAGTCAAGCAGTTCATAGAGAAGTGTTTGGTTCCAGCATCCTTGAGATTGTCTGCACAAGAGCTCTTAAAGGACGCATTCTTCGCCACAGAAAATTCGAAGGAGCCTGTTTACAATCACATGCAGTTATTCAATTCTGCGCACAACTCATTTAACTTGCCAGAGTCTCAATCCCATGGCATGGACCTAGACCCTAAGGCTGATAAGCTTTCAGTGAGCACTCATAAGAGTAGTGTGGATGATTCTCTGCAGTCATCCAATTTTATGCCCAATCTGATGAACTTGCCTAAGCCTGAATTGCAGCCCATGGACATGGATCCTAACTACAAGAAGCTTTCAGTGAGCACTCACATGAAAAGTATCAGTGGAACTCCTCATTTTCGTGCTCTACAATTTGAGAGGTTCAACAAAAATAATCTCTTCAAGTTAAGAGGGGAGAAAATTGATGATAATTCAATCTCAATGACCTTGCACATAGCTGATCCATGTG gTCGAGCAAAGAATATCCATTTTGCATTTTATCTTGATTCTGATACTGCACTTTCAATAGCTGGTGAGATGGTTGAACAACTGGATTTGTATAATGAAGATGTGGCAGTCATAGCTGAGTTAATTGATGTTATGATATCTGAGCTTGTACCCACATGGAAACCTGCATTTGAGAGCATGTTATGTGGAGCAAATAGTTCATGTGAGGATTCTCTTGTACTTCACAATGGTGGAACCTCATTGAGGCATCCTAGTGATTCAGGTTCAGCTAAGGGTACATCAGACGCAGTTACTGAACAACATCTTATCTCACTGTCGGCTAATGGGGAAGAACAGAGCACTGTGGAGTCTGCTCTTTCAGGAATGTCAACTAAAGATGATGCCACAGTTGCTTCAGATGCAAATGACATCAAATCTTTAGAATGCCCTGATGATGAATGCTATGAAGCTTCGGACAGATGTTTCAATGGAGATCGTCAGGTACTTGATCATGAAAGGCATAAAGAGGGAAGATACAAGCGTAATATTGGTGAACCTGTTGCTATGAATGGATTCACTAAGGACTGGGAGATATCCTGCATTGAATCATGCTCTGGGATGTCTAACAGTGTGAGCCTGTCAAGCATCTGTTCTCTATCCCTAGCAGACAAAGATCCAAGCGATGAACTAAAGCTGGAGGTTGACACAATTGATACACAGTATCACCAGTGCTTTCAGGAACTCTTGAGGATGAGGGAGGAAGCAATCGAGAAAGCCAAGAATAGGTGGATCACAAAAAGTAGATACCAACCTCTTCTTTGA
- the LOC117904018 gene encoding serine/threonine-protein kinase WNK8 isoform X2 — MIVILRRKIPQVDTLGYKAFDEVDGIEVAWGQVEIEDLLQSPQQLERLYSEVHLLKSLKHDNIIKFYNSWVDDTNKTINLITELFTSGSLRQYRKKHKNVDLKAIKNWAKQILRGLHYLHSHNPPIIHRDLKCDNIFVNGNNGEVKIGDLGLATVMQQPTARSVIGTPEFMAPELYEEEYNELVDIYSFGMCILELVTCEYPYNECKNPAQIYKKVSSGIKPASLGKVSDPQVKQFIEKCLVPASLRLSAQELLKDAFFATENSKEPVYNHMQLFNSAHNSFNLPESQSHGMDLDPKADKLSVSTHKSSVDDSLQSSNFMPNLMNLPKPELQPMDMDPNYKKLSVSTHMKSISGTPHFRALQFERFNKNNLFKLRGEKIDDNSISMTLHIADPCGRAKNIHFAFYLDSDTALSIAGEMVEQLDLYNEDVAVIAELIDVMISELVPTWKPAFESMLCGANSSCEDSLVLHNGGTSLRHPSDSGSAKGTSDAVTEQHLISLSANGEEQSTVESALSGMSTKDDATVASDANDIKSLECPDDECYEASDRCFNGDRQVLDHERHKEGRYKRNIGEPVAMNGFTKDWEISCIESCSGMSNSVSLSSICSLSLADKDPSDELKLEVDTIDTQYHQCFQELLRMREEAIEKAKNRWITKSRYQPLL; from the exons ATGATAGTGATTTTGAGGAGAAAGATCCCACAGGTCGATACGTTAGG ATACAAGGCATTTGATGAAGTAGATGGAATAGAAGTCGCATGGGGTCAAGTGGAAATTGAGGATTTGTTACAGTCCCCTCAACAGCTGGAAAGATTATATTCAGAGGTTCATCTGCTGAAGTCATTGAAACACGATAACATCATCAAGTTCTATAACTCTTGGGTTGATGATACGAACAAGACTATTAACTTGATTACAGAGTTATTCACTTCTGGGAGTTTGAGACA ATATCGGAAGAAGCATAAGAATGTTGACCTCAAGGCCATCAAGAACTGGGCGAAGCAGATCCTTCGAGGTTTACACTATCTTCACAGTCACAATCCGCCCATTATTCATAGGGATTTAAAATGTGATAACATTTTTGTTAATGGTAATAATGGAGAAGTTAAAATTGGAGATCTGGGTTTGGCAACTGTCATGCAGCAACCTACTGCACGAAGTGTTATTG GTACTCCAGAGTTCATGGCACCAGAGCTTTATGAAGAGGAATATAATGAACTCGTTGACATATATTCTTTTGGCATGTGCATATTAGAGTTGGTTACATGTGAATACCCATATAATGAATGCAAAAATCCTGCACAAATATATAAGAAGGTTTCTTCG GGTATAAAGCCTGCTTCCCTTGGTAAAGTGAGTGACCCCCAAGTCAAGCAGTTCATAGAGAAGTGTTTGGTTCCAGCATCCTTGAGATTGTCTGCACAAGAGCTCTTAAAGGACGCATTCTTCGCCACAGAAAATTCGAAGGAGCCTGTTTACAATCACATGCAGTTATTCAATTCTGCGCACAACTCATTTAACTTGCCAGAGTCTCAATCCCATGGCATGGACCTAGACCCTAAGGCTGATAAGCTTTCAGTGAGCACTCATAAGAGTAGTGTGGATGATTCTCTGCAGTCATCCAATTTTATGCCCAATCTGATGAACTTGCCTAAGCCTGAATTGCAGCCCATGGACATGGATCCTAACTACAAGAAGCTTTCAGTGAGCACTCACATGAAAAGTATCAGTGGAACTCCTCATTTTCGTGCTCTACAATTTGAGAGGTTCAACAAAAATAATCTCTTCAAGTTAAGAGGGGAGAAAATTGATGATAATTCAATCTCAATGACCTTGCACATAGCTGATCCATGTG gTCGAGCAAAGAATATCCATTTTGCATTTTATCTTGATTCTGATACTGCACTTTCAATAGCTGGTGAGATGGTTGAACAACTGGATTTGTATAATGAAGATGTGGCAGTCATAGCTGAGTTAATTGATGTTATGATATCTGAGCTTGTACCCACATGGAAACCTGCATTTGAGAGCATGTTATGTGGAGCAAATAGTTCATGTGAGGATTCTCTTGTACTTCACAATGGTGGAACCTCATTGAGGCATCCTAGTGATTCAGGTTCAGCTAAGGGTACATCAGACGCAGTTACTGAACAACATCTTATCTCACTGTCGGCTAATGGGGAAGAACAGAGCACTGTGGAGTCTGCTCTTTCAGGAATGTCAACTAAAGATGATGCCACAGTTGCTTCAGATGCAAATGACATCAAATCTTTAGAATGCCCTGATGATGAATGCTATGAAGCTTCGGACAGATGTTTCAATGGAGATCGTCAGGTACTTGATCATGAAAGGCATAAAGAGGGAAGATACAAGCGTAATATTGGTGAACCTGTTGCTATGAATGGATTCACTAAGGACTGGGAGATATCCTGCATTGAATCATGCTCTGGGATGTCTAACAGTGTGAGCCTGTCAAGCATCTGTTCTCTATCCCTAGCAGACAAAGATCCAAGCGATGAACTAAAGCTGGAGGTTGACACAATTGATACACAGTATCACCAGTGCTTTCAGGAACTCTTGAGGATGAGGGAGGAAGCAATCGAGAAAGCCAAGAATAGGTGGATCACAAAAAGTAGATACCAACCTCTTCTTTGA
- the LOC117906943 gene encoding MADS-box transcription factor 31-like, whose protein sequence is MGRGKITIKKIEDKTVRQITFSKRRAGLLKKTHELSVLCDAQIGLIIFSNTGKMFEYCSNSSRMEQIVERYQKAKGTFKHDNKLKIHHIDELKRIRDETHHLQLTLQHHSTTHDLSSIRYEDLEELEQQLEHSMNKVRVLKEQMVEENSTAHMCHWAQEGQTALVHQASTTKSNQVEHQQQHQVVLDQYLPLFREQPSNAVLQLVPIPPQFHPYHYLPGSY, encoded by the exons ATGGGGCGCGGGAAGATAACGATCAAGAAGATTGAGGACAAAACTGTGAGGCAAATCACCTTCTCAAAGCGAAGAGCAGGGCTGCTGAAGAAGACCCATGAGCTTTCTGTGCTCTGCGATGCTCAGATTGGGCTCATCATCTTCTCAAACACAGGGAAGATGTTCGAGTACTGCAGCAACTCATCAAG AATGGAGCAAATAGTAGAAAGATATCAGAAAGCTAAGGGGACATTTAAACATGATAACAAG CTGAAAATACACCATATCGATGAGTTGAAAAGGATAAGAGATGAAACTCATCATCTTCAATTGACCTTACAACACCACTCCACCACTCATGACCTGAGCTCCATAAGATATGAGGATTTGGAGGAGCTTGAACAACAGCTAGAGCACTCAATGAACAAGGTCCGAGTCCTCAAG GAACAAATGGTGGAGGAAAACAGTACTGCTCATATGTGCCACTGG GCTCAAGAGGGACAGACTGCATTAGTCCATCAGGCAAGCACAACCAAATCAAACCAGGTGGAACACCAACAACAACATCAAGTAGTGCTGGATCAGTATCTGCCATTGTTTAGAGAGCAACCCAGCAATGCCGTCCTTCAGCTTGTGCCCATCCCTCCTCAGTTTCACCCATATCATTATCTCCCAGGAAGCTATTGA
- the LOC117928786 gene encoding plant UBX domain-containing protein 10: MVDVADKLAYFQAITGLEDPDLCSEILAAHGWDLELAISSFTVTNSDRPESSATVAADVAEVGRSERSSEELRLLQRSETMGGVVAPPGLAWKLITLPISVISGSLGLISGAIGLGMWAAGGVLSYSLSMIGLGSGSGRNGDSSSPLVSVSAAGAEAMDFVASFEKDYGATRPNFVTEGFMDGLQLSRNAFKLLFVYLHSPDHPDTPLFCERTLCSEPLAAFINENFVSWGGNIRASEGFKMSNSLKASRFPFCAVVMAATNQRIALLQQVEGPKSPEEMLTILQKVLEESAPVLVAARLDAEERRNSTRLREEQDAAYREALEADQARERQRKEEQERLEREAAEAERKRKEEEEARERAAREAAEKEAALARMRQEKALSLGSEPEKGPNVTQVLVRFPTGERKDRRFHSTATIQSLYDYVDSLGCLDAESYSLVSNFPRVVYGPEKLSLSLKEAGLHPQASLFVEPN, encoded by the exons ATGGTTGATGTAGCCGACAAATTAGCCTATTTTCAAGCTATCACAGGCCTTGAAGATCCCGATTTGTGTTCTGAGATCCTTGCTGCCCATGGCTGGGACCTAGAACTCGCTATCTCCTCTTTCACTGTCACCAATTCCGACCGTCCGGAGAGTTCCGCGACGGTCGCTGCCGATGTTGCAGAGGTAGGGAGAAGCGAACGGTCTAGTGAAGAATTGCGCTTGCTTCAGAGATCGGAGACAATGGGCGGGGTTGTTGCTCCGCCTGGTTTGGCGTGGAAACTCATTACGTTACCGATTTCTGTAATTTCCGGTAGTTTAGGGTTAATTTCTGGTGCGATTGGGCTGGGAATGTGGGCGGCGGGAGGTGTGTTATCGTATTCGTTGAGTATGATCGGGTTGGGCTCTGGTTCGGGGAGGAATGGTGACTCCTCGTCGCCGTTGGTTTCTGTGTCAGCAGCGGGCGCGGAGGCGATGGATTTTGTGGCGAGTTTCGAGAAGGATTATGGTGCGACTCGGCCGAATTTTGTGACCGAGGGGTTTATGGATGGGCTGCAACTCTCTCGGAACGCTTTTAAGCTGTTGTTTGTGTACTTGCACTCGCCGGATCATCCTGATACGCCTTTGTTTTGTGAGAGGACTCTTTGTTCTGAGCCCTTGGCGgcttttattaatgaaaattttgtgtcGTGGGGAGGGAATATCCGGGCCAGCGAGGGGTTCAAGATGAGTAACAGCTTGAAGGCTTCTCGGTTTCCATTTTGTGCGGTGGTAATGGCTGCCACGAATCAGAGGATTGCTCTGCTTCAGCAG GTTGAGGGACCAAAATCTCCTGAAGAAATGCTCACAATTCTGCAGAAAGTGCTTGAAGAAAGTGCCCCTGTTCTTGTTGCAGCAAGGCTTGATGcggaagaaagaagaaacagcACAAGATTGAGGGAGGAGCAAGATGCTGCTTATCGTGAAGCACTTGAAGCTGACCAA GCTAGGGAACGCCAGAGGAAAGAAGAACAAGAACGGCTGGAAAGGGAAGCTGCTGAAGCTGAGAGGAAGCGCAAGGAGGAAGAAGAGGCTCGTGAAAGAGCAGCACGTGAAGCCGCTGAGAAAGAAGCCGCACTAGCTAGAATGCGGCAGGAGAAAGCTCTGTCACTTGGCAGTGAACCTGAAAAAGGACCTAATGTCACTCAG GTATTGGTACGATTTCCCACCGGAGAACGCAAGGACAGAAGGTTCCATAGTACAGCAACAATCCAATCTCTATACGACTATGTTGATTCGTTGGGTTGCTTGGATGCCGAAAGCTACAGCCTTGTCTCTAACTTCCCCAGAGTGGTATATGGCCCAGAGAAGCTCTCACTGTCGTTGAAAGAAGCTGGATTGCATCCACAGGCCAGCCTTTTTGTGGAGCCGAACTGA